A genome region from Baekduia alba includes the following:
- a CDS encoding HAD domain-containing protein — translation MSAKPLLFCDVDGVISLWGFGEVNRPPGAFASVDGIPHFLSTRAAEHLLDLSSRFDLVWCTGWEDKADEHLPALLGVPRGRPHLSFDGATRAQVSARAHWKLAAIEEHAGDRPLAWVDDAFNDACWAWAQARDAPTLLVATDPATGLDDAAAARLSAFATASR, via the coding sequence ATGAGCGCAAAACCTCTGCTCTTTTGTGACGTTGACGGTGTGATCTCGCTTTGGGGCTTTGGGGAGGTCAACCGTCCACCGGGCGCATTCGCCTCCGTAGACGGCATCCCGCACTTCCTTTCCACCCGCGCCGCCGAGCACCTTCTGGACCTGTCGTCCCGTTTCGACCTCGTCTGGTGCACCGGGTGGGAGGACAAGGCCGACGAGCACCTGCCGGCGCTGCTCGGTGTGCCCAGAGGCCGGCCGCACCTCTCCTTCGACGGCGCTACGCGCGCGCAGGTGTCCGCGCGCGCACACTGGAAGCTGGCGGCCATCGAGGAGCACGCGGGCGACCGGCCGCTGGCATGGGTCGACGACGCGTTCAACGACGCCTGCTGGGCCTGGGCGCAGGCGCGCGACGCCCCCACGCTGCTGGTCGCGACGGACCCCGCCACGGGCTTGGACGACGCCGCGGCGGCGCGGCTGAGCGCGTTCGCGACCGCTAGTCGCTGA
- a CDS encoding GGDEF domain-containing protein, producing MTPNAGTAALALDPAADDTWLVDHAIRARLQEVGGRPRTARHVAFVLELVVLAVCVPELGWWPLATLPVVVAAFMVADRLMGRVEHAELVYAAGWSFAQVALAVGAVATGGPDSPLLMWLGIAVATGVGRFTPRGLTAAVALTIALLLAATLGADAQRVLDAPYLLAFPISLVAGIALVGSALMRSEVQHRADAIVDPLTQMLNRKALAARGRELQWQSEVSGRPVGVVLGDLDHFKAINDREGHLAGDAVLREIAYRWRTTLRAYDLAYRLGGEEFVVLLPGATEDEAQDLAEKLRRAVAAEPIAGQQVTMSFGVAVSGAGGFDVDTQYRRADDALYEAKRLGRDRVVVSD from the coding sequence ATGACGCCCAACGCGGGCACCGCGGCCCTCGCGCTGGACCCGGCCGCCGACGACACCTGGCTCGTCGACCACGCGATCCGTGCCCGGCTGCAGGAGGTCGGCGGTCGGCCGCGCACCGCGCGCCATGTCGCCTTCGTCCTCGAGCTGGTCGTCCTGGCCGTCTGCGTGCCCGAGCTGGGGTGGTGGCCGCTGGCGACGCTGCCGGTCGTCGTCGCGGCGTTCATGGTCGCCGATCGGCTGATGGGCCGCGTCGAGCACGCCGAGCTGGTCTACGCCGCCGGCTGGTCGTTCGCGCAGGTCGCGCTGGCCGTGGGTGCCGTGGCGACCGGCGGCCCGGACTCGCCGCTGCTGATGTGGCTGGGGATCGCGGTCGCGACCGGCGTCGGGCGCTTCACCCCGCGCGGGCTGACCGCGGCGGTCGCGCTGACGATCGCGCTGCTGCTGGCCGCGACGCTCGGCGCCGACGCCCAGCGCGTGCTCGACGCCCCGTACCTGCTGGCCTTCCCGATCTCGCTGGTCGCCGGCATCGCGCTGGTCGGCTCGGCGCTGATGCGCTCCGAGGTCCAGCACCGCGCCGACGCGATCGTCGACCCGCTCACGCAGATGCTCAACCGCAAGGCGCTGGCCGCGCGCGGACGCGAGCTGCAGTGGCAGTCCGAGGTGTCTGGCCGGCCCGTGGGCGTCGTCCTGGGCGACCTGGACCACTTCAAGGCGATCAACGACCGCGAAGGCCACCTGGCCGGTGACGCGGTCCTACGCGAGATCGCCTACCGCTGGCGCACGACGCTGCGCGCCTACGACCTCGCCTACCGGCTGGGCGGCGAGGAGTTCGTGGTCCTGCTGCCGGGCGCCACCGAGGACGAGGCGCAGGACCTGGCCGAGAAGCTGCGGCGCGCCGTGGCGGCCGAGCCGATCGCCGGCCAGCAAGTGACGATGAGCTTCGGCGTCGCGGTGTCGGGCGCCGGCGGTTTCGACGTCGACACGCAGTACCGCCGCGCCGACGACGCGCTCTACGAGGCCAAGCGCCTCGGCCGCGACCGCGTCGTCGTCAGCGACTAG
- a CDS encoding GGDEF domain-containing protein: MADEQGRERLLDMSPRVRTLRNLTFVLQLVVLLGCAPWLGWWTPAPMIAVAVVFAVCDRRMSQVARPEIPYAVAWVGTLVAITVGALITGGPHAPCVIWFALAVSSLPGRFTTRGIVAGVALALVLLAGVTVGYAPTAVWHHPSTVLFPAMLIVGVALFGWAHMHSEVAQRAEAVMDPLTQMLNRKALVSRAAELAQQTRLTRKPVGVVLGDLDHFKDVNDSAGHQVGDAVLRDVAFRWRLSLRAYEMAYRLGGEEFLVLLPGATLAEAEEVAERLRGSVGAAPIAGQAVTMSFGVAASADGEPFDFDELYARADVALYRAKRGGRDRVCGGPAESDPPIATLTSLEAAA; this comes from the coding sequence TTGGCCGACGAGCAGGGGCGCGAGCGCCTGCTGGACATGAGTCCGAGGGTGCGCACGTTGCGCAACCTGACGTTCGTGCTGCAGCTGGTGGTGTTGCTGGGCTGCGCTCCCTGGCTCGGCTGGTGGACGCCTGCGCCGATGATCGCGGTGGCGGTCGTCTTCGCCGTCTGCGATCGCCGCATGTCGCAGGTGGCGCGGCCCGAGATCCCCTACGCGGTGGCCTGGGTCGGCACGCTGGTGGCGATCACGGTCGGCGCGCTGATCACCGGCGGCCCGCACGCGCCGTGCGTCATCTGGTTCGCGCTGGCGGTGTCGTCGCTGCCCGGGCGCTTCACCACGCGGGGGATCGTGGCGGGCGTCGCGCTGGCGCTGGTGCTGCTGGCCGGCGTGACCGTCGGCTACGCGCCGACCGCGGTCTGGCACCACCCGTCGACGGTGCTGTTCCCGGCGATGCTGATCGTCGGCGTCGCGCTGTTCGGCTGGGCGCACATGCACTCGGAGGTCGCGCAGCGCGCGGAGGCCGTCATGGACCCGCTGACGCAGATGCTGAACCGCAAGGCGCTGGTCTCGCGGGCCGCCGAGCTCGCGCAGCAGACGCGGCTGACGCGCAAGCCGGTCGGCGTCGTCCTGGGCGACCTGGATCACTTCAAGGACGTCAACGACAGCGCCGGCCACCAGGTCGGCGACGCGGTCCTGCGCGACGTCGCGTTCCGCTGGCGGCTGTCGCTGCGCGCCTACGAGATGGCCTACCGCCTCGGCGGCGAGGAGTTCCTGGTGCTGCTGCCGGGCGCGACGCTCGCCGAGGCCGAGGAGGTCGCCGAGCGGTTGCGCGGGTCGGTCGGGGCCGCGCCGATCGCGGGCCAGGCGGTGACGATGAGCTTCGGCGTCGCGGCGTCGGCCGACGGCGAGCCGTTCGACTTCGACGAGCTGTACGCGCGCGCCGACGTGGCGCTGTACCGCGCCAAGCGGGGCGGGCGCGATCGCGTCTGCGGCGGCCCGGCTGAATCGGACCCACCCATCGCCACGCTCACCTCCCTGGAAGCGGCCGCATGA
- the rpoC gene encoding DNA-directed RNA polymerase subunit beta' — protein MIDINNFDAIEIGLASSKQIRGWSSGEVTKPETINYRTLKPEKDGLFCERIFGPTKDWECYCGKYKRVRYKGIVCERCGVEVTRSKVRRERMGHIDLAAPVSHIWFFKGVPSRIGYLLDMAPKELEKILYFAASIVTWVDQEARWRDLPKLEAEMQEELTRLRAEENERVEELRTSREARITFLNTGEQGDFGDEDHLWAESLDINVKKLSDDEREKLIKEIQKTFASDIDDTQAYYEDARERLKDVWKLFANKDEPAEEAPQEGEDWPLNTYVDKAAEKDDFRPKTIIADETFFRELKHRFGSPFGFGEYFGGGMGAEHIRTLLQEKDEYDRLAPPRETDADRLAGDDLAPQDQPGIALEHEREDLEDQVKNGKGQKQARAVKRLKVLSAFLHSDNKPEHMVLEAVPVIPPELRPMVQLDGGRFATSDLNDLYRRVINRNNRLKRLLDLGAPEIIVNNEKRMLQEAVDALFDNGRRGRPVTGPGNRPLKSLSDMLKGKQGRFRQNLLGKRVDYSGRSVIVSGPSLRLHQCGLPKLMALELFKPFIMAQLVERKAAQNIKAAKKMVDSMIPEVWDVLEQVIHEHPVLLNRAPTLHRLGIQAFEPVLVEGKAIQVHPLVCSAFNADFDGDQMAVHLPLSAEAQAEARILMLSSNNILSPAHGAPLATPAQDMVLGTFYLTHGLDAGELSEKQAKLAAGEWPSTEPRPKVFRTAQEAELSYDNKIVGLHDLAEYRQIGREGGHILTTVGRIIYNDKIERALEVALGEDFDPTSYDFVNQAMRKKDTVKLIDALVQRHGASAVALVLDAFKDLGFHFATLAGITVSKNDVIIPPQKGEILKKYEGEVAEIHDQYDMGLITQEERHELVVEKWTECTDTVADSMQENFDPLNPIFMMANSGARGSISQIRQLAGMRGLMANPKGEIIERPIKANFMEGLTVLEYFISTHGARKGLADTALRTADSGYLTRRLVDVSQDVIIRELDCGTTEGIELPVFDAAGDPNTNLVGRIAPSDIKVGKEMITKKGEEIDRAELAKLAELYADEVEKGARPVVPVRSVLKCEATSGVCQACYARAMATGKLAQIGDAVGIVAAQSIGEPGTQLTMRTFHTGGVAGADITHGLPRVVELFEARKPKGLAQIAEQDGVVTVEETDKARTVVVTDDAGEEHRYTFPRRTRLLVEDKQRVAAGTQLNEGSLYPHDLLKLRGRTETEQYLVKEVQEVYKSQGVDINDKHIELIVRQMLKKVRVDQKGDTNYLPGQFVDRYDFARVNAEVAKAKGETAQYEEIILGITKASLNTDSFLSAASFQETTKVLTDAALEGKKDTLNGLKENVIIGKLIPAATGLKRYRRIEIEPSEPLPRAMDEVGLLDQDEIAAELGLGDGDGLGGFGAGFDQDLAQLEDIGAGGDTGFADELAELDVPSDNDES, from the coding sequence ATGATCGACATCAACAACTTCGACGCCATCGAGATCGGACTGGCGTCCTCCAAGCAGATCCGCGGGTGGTCCTCGGGCGAGGTCACCAAGCCGGAGACCATCAACTACCGCACGCTCAAGCCGGAGAAGGACGGCCTCTTCTGCGAGCGCATCTTCGGTCCCACCAAGGACTGGGAGTGCTACTGCGGCAAGTACAAGCGCGTCCGCTACAAGGGCATCGTCTGCGAGCGCTGCGGCGTCGAGGTCACGCGGTCCAAGGTGCGCCGTGAGCGCATGGGCCACATCGACCTCGCGGCACCGGTCAGCCACATCTGGTTCTTCAAGGGCGTCCCGAGCCGCATCGGCTACCTGCTCGACATGGCTCCCAAGGAGCTCGAGAAGATCCTGTACTTCGCCGCGTCGATCGTGACGTGGGTGGACCAGGAGGCCCGCTGGCGCGACCTGCCCAAGCTCGAGGCCGAGATGCAGGAGGAGCTCACGCGCCTCCGCGCCGAGGAGAACGAGCGGGTCGAGGAGCTGCGCACGAGCCGCGAGGCGCGCATCACGTTCCTCAACACGGGCGAGCAGGGCGACTTCGGCGACGAGGACCACCTCTGGGCCGAGTCGCTCGACATCAACGTCAAGAAGCTCTCCGACGACGAGCGCGAGAAGCTCATCAAGGAGATCCAGAAGACCTTCGCGTCGGACATCGACGATACGCAGGCCTACTACGAGGACGCCCGCGAGCGCCTCAAGGACGTCTGGAAGCTCTTCGCCAACAAGGACGAGCCGGCCGAGGAAGCGCCCCAGGAGGGCGAGGACTGGCCGCTGAACACCTACGTCGACAAGGCGGCGGAGAAGGACGACTTCCGCCCCAAGACGATCATCGCGGACGAGACGTTCTTCCGCGAGCTCAAGCACCGCTTCGGCTCCCCGTTCGGCTTCGGCGAGTACTTCGGCGGCGGCATGGGCGCCGAGCACATCCGCACGCTGCTGCAGGAGAAGGACGAGTACGACCGCCTCGCGCCGCCGCGTGAGACCGACGCCGACCGCCTGGCCGGCGACGACCTCGCCCCGCAGGACCAGCCGGGCATCGCGCTCGAGCACGAGCGCGAGGACCTGGAGGACCAGGTCAAGAACGGCAAGGGCCAGAAGCAGGCCCGCGCGGTCAAGCGCCTGAAGGTCCTCTCGGCCTTCCTGCACTCCGACAACAAGCCCGAGCACATGGTGCTCGAGGCCGTTCCGGTCATCCCGCCGGAGCTGCGCCCGATGGTGCAGCTGGACGGTGGCCGCTTCGCGACCTCCGACCTCAACGACCTCTACCGCCGCGTCATCAACCGCAACAACCGGCTCAAGCGCCTGCTCGACCTCGGCGCGCCGGAGATCATCGTCAACAACGAGAAGCGCATGCTGCAGGAGGCCGTCGACGCGCTGTTCGACAACGGCCGCCGCGGCCGGCCCGTCACGGGCCCGGGCAACCGCCCGCTCAAGTCGCTCTCCGACATGCTCAAGGGCAAGCAGGGCCGGTTCCGCCAGAACCTGCTCGGCAAGCGCGTGGACTACTCCGGCCGTTCGGTGATCGTGTCGGGCCCGTCCCTGCGCCTGCACCAGTGCGGCCTGCCGAAGTTGATGGCCTTGGAGCTCTTCAAGCCCTTCATCATGGCCCAGCTGGTCGAGCGCAAGGCCGCCCAGAACATCAAGGCCGCCAAGAAGATGGTGGACTCGATGATCCCGGAGGTCTGGGACGTCCTCGAGCAGGTCATCCACGAGCACCCGGTGCTCCTCAACCGCGCGCCCACGCTCCATCGCCTCGGCATCCAGGCGTTCGAGCCGGTGCTGGTCGAGGGCAAGGCCATCCAGGTCCACCCGCTCGTCTGCTCCGCCTTCAACGCGGACTTCGACGGCGACCAGATGGCGGTCCACCTCCCGCTCAGCGCCGAGGCGCAGGCGGAGGCCCGCATCCTGATGTTGTCCTCCAACAACATCCTGAGCCCGGCGCACGGCGCGCCGCTGGCGACGCCCGCGCAGGACATGGTCCTGGGCACCTTCTACCTCACGCACGGCCTCGACGCCGGCGAGCTGTCGGAGAAGCAGGCGAAGCTGGCCGCCGGCGAGTGGCCGAGCACCGAGCCGCGGCCGAAGGTGTTCCGCACGGCGCAGGAGGCCGAGCTCTCCTACGACAACAAGATCGTCGGCCTGCACGACCTGGCGGAGTACCGTCAGATCGGCCGCGAGGGTGGCCACATCCTCACGACCGTCGGCCGGATCATCTACAACGACAAGATCGAGCGCGCGCTCGAGGTGGCGCTGGGCGAGGACTTCGATCCGACGTCCTACGACTTCGTCAACCAGGCGATGCGCAAGAAGGACACCGTCAAGCTGATCGACGCGCTCGTGCAGCGTCACGGCGCGTCGGCGGTGGCGCTGGTGCTCGACGCGTTCAAGGACCTCGGGTTCCACTTCGCGACGCTCGCCGGCATCACGGTGTCCAAGAACGACGTCATCATCCCGCCGCAGAAGGGCGAGATCCTCAAGAAGTACGAGGGTGAGGTCGCGGAGATCCACGACCAGTACGACATGGGGCTCATCACGCAGGAGGAGCGCCACGAGCTGGTCGTCGAGAAGTGGACGGAGTGCACCGACACGGTCGCCGACTCCATGCAGGAGAACTTCGATCCCCTGAACCCCATCTTCATGATGGCCAACTCCGGGGCCCGAGGCTCGATCTCCCAGATCCGCCAGCTGGCCGGCATGCGCGGCCTGATGGCCAACCCGAAGGGCGAGATCATCGAGCGCCCGATCAAGGCCAACTTCATGGAAGGCCTGACGGTCCTCGAGTACTTCATCTCGACCCACGGCGCCCGCAAGGGCCTCGCGGACACCGCCCTGCGCACCGCCGACTCCGGGTACCTGACCCGGCGCCTGGTGGACGTCTCGCAGGACGTCATCATCCGTGAGCTCGACTGCGGCACCACCGAGGGCATCGAGCTCCCGGTGTTCGACGCCGCCGGCGATCCCAACACCAACCTGGTGGGCCGCATCGCGCCGTCCGACATCAAGGTCGGCAAGGAGATGATCACCAAGAAGGGCGAGGAGATCGACCGCGCCGAGCTGGCCAAGCTGGCCGAGCTCTACGCGGACGAGGTCGAGAAGGGCGCCCGCCCGGTCGTCCCGGTCCGCTCCGTGCTCAAGTGCGAGGCCACCAGCGGCGTGTGCCAGGCGTGCTACGCCCGGGCCATGGCCACCGGCAAGCTCGCGCAGATCGGTGACGCGGTCGGCATCGTCGCCGCCCAGTCGATCGGCGAGCCGGGCACGCAGCTGACCATGCGCACGTTCCACACCGGCGGCGTCGCCGGCGCGGACATCACGCACGGCCTCCCGCGTGTCGTGGAGCTGTTCGAGGCGCGCAAGCCCAAGGGCCTCGCGCAGATCGCCGAGCAGGACGGCGTCGTGACGGTCGAGGAGACCGACAAGGCCCGCACCGTCGTCGTCACCGACGACGCCGGCGAGGAGCACCGCTACACGTTCCCGCGGCGCACGCGCCTGCTGGTCGAGGACAAGCAGCGGGTCGCCGCCGGTACGCAGCTCAACGAGGGCTCGCTGTACCCGCACGACCTGCTCAAGCTCCGCGGCCGGACCGAGACCGAGCAGTACCTGGTCAAGGAGGTCCAGGAGGTCTACAAGTCCCAGGGCGTGGACATCAACGACAAGCACATCGAGCTGATCGTCCGCCAGATGCTCAAGAAGGTCCGCGTCGACCAGAAGGGCGACACGAACTACCTCCCGGGGCAGTTCGTCGATCGCTACGACTTCGCGCGGGTCAACGCCGAGGTGGCGAAGGCCAAGGGCGAGACGGCTCAGTACGAGGAGATCATCCTCGGCATCACGAAGGCGTCCCTGAACACGGACTCCTTCCTCTCGGCGGCCTCCTTCCAGGAGACCACGAAGGTGCTCACCGACGCCGCGCTCGAGGGCAAGAAGGACACTCTCAACGGCCTCAAGGAGAACGTGATCATCGGCAAGCTGATCCCGGCCGCGACCGGGCTGAAGCGCTACCGCCGCATCGAGATCGAGCCGTCCGAGCCGCTGCCGCGCGCGATGGACGAGGTCGGCCTGCTCGACCAGGACGAGATCGCCGCCGAGCTGGGTCTCGGCGACGGCGACGGGCTCGGCGGGTTCGGCGCCGGCTTCGACCAGGACCTCGCGCAGCTCGAGGACATCGGCGCCGGTGGCGACACCGGGTTCGCCGACGAGCTCGCCGAGCTGGACGTGCCGTCGGACAACGACGAGTCGTAG